The Aureimonas mangrovi genome includes a region encoding these proteins:
- a CDS encoding hemolysin family protein, which translates to MIEPLLFLLLGILLILAIIAANGYFVAQEFAYMSVDRTRLAARVAEGDVAAKRALAVTRRTSFMLSGAQLGITVTGLLVGFVAEPLVGESLGVLLGAAGVPTEVGVATGTVLALAAATIIQMIFGELYPKNLAISNPEPLARGLAGSTLVYLTVFGWLIGLFDKSANLLLKALRIEPVHDLDVSASAGDLPRIIEDSRESGHLPHELSLMLDRILDFPQRDVEHAMIPRSQVDWVSPSATLDELRELMSRAHTRYPVIDEDDTPIGVVHLADVLAHSASGRANETVAAVMRPATVLPTLMLLPDALAQLSSSNNQLACVIDEYGGFAGVLTLEDLAMEVVGEITDEHDAEIGDAVVPEGENIWLMQGDVHLDEVERAIGYDLPRGDVETVAGMLIAELGALPTEGATVTVDLPVDPAELVADRPVRRRLEVDVLRVERHVPTEVRVKLTELAMTVEDR; encoded by the coding sequence GTGATCGAGCCGCTTCTCTTCCTGCTGCTCGGTATTCTCCTGATCCTCGCGATCATTGCCGCGAACGGGTATTTCGTCGCCCAGGAGTTCGCATACATGTCTGTCGATCGCACGCGCCTGGCGGCCCGCGTCGCCGAGGGCGACGTGGCGGCAAAAAGAGCCTTGGCGGTGACGAGGCGCACCAGTTTCATGCTGTCGGGCGCACAGCTCGGCATCACTGTCACCGGTCTTCTCGTCGGCTTCGTCGCAGAACCGCTCGTGGGAGAATCGCTTGGCGTTCTGCTCGGCGCGGCAGGCGTTCCGACTGAGGTCGGGGTAGCAACAGGGACCGTATTGGCGCTGGCCGCAGCGACGATCATCCAGATGATCTTCGGCGAACTCTACCCGAAGAACCTTGCGATCTCGAACCCTGAACCGCTCGCGCGCGGTCTTGCCGGCTCGACCCTCGTCTACCTCACCGTTTTCGGCTGGCTGATCGGCCTGTTCGACAAGTCAGCCAATCTGTTGCTGAAGGCTCTTCGCATCGAACCGGTGCATGACCTCGATGTCAGCGCATCCGCAGGCGACCTGCCCCGCATCATCGAAGATTCGCGCGAAAGCGGACATCTTCCGCACGAGCTCTCTCTCATGCTGGATCGCATCCTCGACTTCCCCCAACGCGATGTCGAACATGCGATGATCCCGCGCTCGCAGGTCGACTGGGTGAGCCCGAGCGCGACGCTCGATGAACTGCGCGAACTGATGTCCCGCGCGCACACCCGATACCCGGTCATCGACGAAGACGATACGCCGATCGGCGTTGTTCACCTTGCCGACGTTCTCGCCCACAGTGCTTCGGGTCGTGCGAACGAAACCGTCGCCGCGGTGATGCGACCTGCAACGGTGCTGCCGACCCTGATGCTACTGCCCGACGCGCTCGCCCAACTGTCGAGCTCCAACAACCAGCTCGCCTGCGTGATCGACGAGTATGGCGGCTTTGCCGGGGTGCTGACCCTTGAGGATCTGGCCATGGAAGTGGTCGGCGAGATCACCGACGAGCATGATGCCGAGATCGGCGACGCAGTCGTTCCGGAAGGTGAGAATATCTGGCTCATGCAAGGCGACGTGCACCTCGACGAAGTCGAGCGCGCCATCGGATACGATCTGCCTCGCGGCGATGTCGAGACCGTCGCGGGAATGCTCATTGCCGAACTCGGCGCCCTGCCGACAGAGGGCGCCACCGTCACCGTCGACCTGCCGGTCGATCCGGCCGAGCTCGTCGCCGATCGACCCGTGCGCCGTCGTCTGGAAGTGGACGTCCTGCGTGTCGAGAGGCACGTGCCGACCGAGGTGCGGGTCAAACTCACGGAACTGGCAATGACGGTGGAAGACCGATGA
- a CDS encoding DedA family protein, whose translation MESFIADLGEFIRTHQAWALPIVTLICLGESLVLVGLLIPATAIMLLIGGLAGAGIVDPLPILAGAILGAILGDIVSYAIGRWLGPGIVYRKPLRRYRHPIAKTRLFFRRYGFAAVFIGRFLGPIRSTVPLVAGMMAMSQWRFQIANVLSAVLWAPVMLAPGYLGARGAGEVDAVAGGGGLGIIALVLAVTVVATIIGGKRFFATRRPERVRAAARS comes from the coding sequence ATGGAATCCTTCATCGCCGATCTCGGCGAGTTCATACGGACGCACCAGGCCTGGGCGCTGCCGATCGTCACCCTGATCTGCCTCGGGGAGTCGCTTGTTCTTGTCGGGCTGCTGATCCCGGCCACCGCCATCATGCTTCTGATCGGCGGGCTCGCCGGTGCCGGGATCGTCGATCCGCTGCCGATCCTCGCCGGCGCGATCCTCGGTGCGATCCTGGGAGACATCGTCTCCTACGCGATCGGCCGATGGCTCGGGCCGGGCATCGTCTATCGCAAGCCGCTTCGCCGCTACCGTCACCCGATTGCCAAAACCCGCCTGTTCTTCCGGCGATACGGTTTCGCGGCTGTCTTCATCGGACGCTTCCTCGGCCCGATCCGTTCCACGGTTCCGCTCGTCGCCGGCATGATGGCGATGAGCCAGTGGCGCTTCCAGATCGCCAACGTTCTGTCGGCCGTCCTTTGGGCGCCGGTGATGCTCGCGCCGGGCTATCTTGGCGCTCGCGGCGCGGGCGAAGTTGATGCGGTGGCGGGCGGCGGCGGGCTCGGCATCATCGCGCTCGTCCTTGCGGTGACGGTTGTCGCCACGATCATCGGCGGCAAGCGCTTTTTCGCCACGCGGCGCCCCGAACGGGTGCGGGCCGCCGCTCGATCGTAA
- a CDS encoding DUF2076 domain-containing protein, protein MNRDEQGLIQNLFGKLSDAERTAPPRDPEADRFIQERVSSQPGAPYYMAQTIIVQEQALEAAQARIQELEAQASRSQGSGGGLFGSLFGGGGSQQPARASQPRSGGYAQAARPHAGSAGASGAWGGSGAQGTARQAGGGGGGFLAGAAQTAVGVAGGMMLGSMLGGLFDGENPIDGAGDALADAGDAVETEFADAGEAMGFDDFGGDEEL, encoded by the coding sequence ATGAACCGTGACGAACAGGGCCTGATCCAGAACCTTTTCGGCAAGCTCTCCGACGCCGAGCGCACCGCGCCACCGCGTGACCCGGAGGCCGACCGCTTCATCCAGGAGCGGGTCTCCAGCCAGCCTGGCGCGCCCTACTACATGGCACAGACGATCATCGTGCAGGAGCAGGCGCTGGAAGCCGCGCAGGCGCGGATACAGGAACTGGAAGCACAGGCAAGCCGGTCGCAGGGTTCGGGCGGCGGGCTGTTCGGTTCGCTGTTCGGCGGGGGCGGCTCGCAGCAGCCGGCGCGCGCATCTCAGCCGCGTTCCGGCGGCTACGCTCAGGCAGCCCGCCCCCATGCGGGCTCGGCAGGGGCGTCCGGCGCGTGGGGTGGCAGCGGAGCTCAGGGCACCGCACGACAGGCGGGCGGTGGCGGTGGCGGCTTCCTCGCCGGCGCGGCGCAGACTGCGGTGGGTGTCGCCGGCGGCATGATGCTCGGATCCATGCTCGGCGGTCTGTTCGACGGCGAGAACCCGATCGACGGAGCAGGTGATGCGCTGGCCGACGCCGGCGACGCGGTCGAGACCGAATTTGCCGACGCCGGCGAAGCCATGGGCTTCGACGATTTCGGCGGCGACGAAGAGCTCTAG
- a CDS encoding Bax inhibitor-1/YccA family protein — protein MNTPFRGAGVPAAPARSGAIFDEGLRAHMLRVYNYMGLGLVITGLVAFAVANTPALYVPIFSTPLKWVVMLAPLAFVMFLSFRIERVSFATAQMLFWAFCAVMGLSMASIFLVFTGASIAQTFFIASSVFGVMSLYGYTTKRDLSGFGTFLFMGLIGVVIASLVNLFLQSSALQFAVSVIGVLVFTGLTAWDTQRIKEEYSEHHGHEAAGKIAVMSALSLYLNFINLFQLLLNFTGQREE, from the coding sequence ATGAATACGCCTTTCCGCGGCGCTGGCGTCCCAGCCGCGCCCGCCCGTTCCGGAGCGATCTTCGACGAAGGCCTGCGCGCGCACATGCTGCGCGTCTACAATTACATGGGCCTCGGCCTCGTCATCACCGGGCTTGTGGCCTTTGCAGTGGCGAACACGCCGGCGCTCTACGTGCCGATCTTCTCGACGCCGCTCAAATGGGTGGTGATGCTGGCGCCGCTCGCGTTCGTGATGTTCCTCTCCTTCCGTATCGAGCGGGTTTCGTTCGCGACGGCGCAAATGCTTTTCTGGGCTTTTTGCGCGGTGATGGGCCTGTCGATGGCCTCGATCTTCCTCGTCTTCACCGGGGCCAGCATCGCGCAGACCTTCTTCATCGCGTCCAGCGTCTTCGGCGTGATGAGCCTCTACGGCTACACCACGAAGCGTGACCTTTCCGGCTTCGGCACCTTCCTGTTCATGGGGCTGATCGGCGTCGTGATCGCCAGCCTCGTGAACCTCTTCCTCCAGTCGAGCGCGCTGCAGTTCGCCGTTTCGGTGATCGGCGTTCTGGTCTTCACCGGGCTGACCGCCTGGGACACCCAGCGCATCAAGGAAGAGTATTCCGAGCACCACGGCCACGAGGCCGCCGGCAAGATCGCGGTGATGAGCGCCCTCTCGCTCTACCTCAACTTCATCAACCTCTTTCAGCTCCTCCTGAACTTCACCGGGCAGCGAGAGGAGTAG
- a CDS encoding anti-sigma factor family protein, with product MHPEADPITDFDLIAYIDDQLPVPRRIEIEAYLAERPDEAARVMAELRTRDELRLALSTMPLPASVRANAVAGRLERSLRRRVALRRLSRAAALALMLGAGWIAHAEFNALGVRESVASAPPPAFVADAMRAHRTSAIRAGMVSQIETADYDPAEILSATAIRVPELPRKWAVQDVQVFPSTFGPSVEMALRSPDLGDVSLFAVRPGTFDVVPVGVFVEANTTAAYWQIGEVAYALVTVGGSRDALETEAGAIEEGLR from the coding sequence ATGCATCCTGAGGCGGACCCGATCACCGACTTCGACCTCATCGCCTACATTGACGATCAGCTTCCGGTTCCCCGCAGGATCGAGATCGAAGCGTATCTTGCCGAACGGCCCGACGAGGCGGCGCGGGTCATGGCGGAACTGCGCACGCGCGACGAACTTCGGCTGGCGCTGTCGACCATGCCGCTTCCCGCCAGCGTGCGCGCGAACGCGGTGGCGGGGCGGCTCGAACGCTCGCTCAGGCGACGCGTCGCTCTCCGGCGCCTGTCGCGGGCGGCCGCGCTCGCCCTGATGCTGGGCGCCGGCTGGATCGCCCATGCCGAGTTCAACGCGCTCGGCGTGCGCGAGAGTGTCGCTTCGGCACCGCCCCCTGCCTTCGTCGCCGATGCCATGCGCGCCCATCGCACCAGCGCGATCCGGGCAGGCATGGTCTCGCAGATCGAAACCGCGGACTACGATCCAGCGGAAATCCTTTCCGCGACCGCGATCCGAGTTCCGGAGTTGCCGCGCAAATGGGCCGTGCAGGACGTCCAGGTGTTCCCGTCAACCTTTGGTCCGAGCGTCGAGATGGCGCTCCGCTCGCCGGACCTCGGCGACGTCTCCCTCTTCGCCGTCCGCCCCGGCACCTTCGATGTCGTGCCCGTCGGTGTCTTCGTCGAGGCCAACACGACGGCTGCCTACTGGCAGATCGGCGAGGTCGCCTACGCGCTTGTCACGGTTGGGGGCAGCCGCGACGCGCTGGAGACCGAAGCAGGCGCGATCGAGGAGGGCCTTCGCTGA
- a CDS encoding sigma-70 family RNA polymerase sigma factor → MSDPSRDLDVVGLLGPLRRYALSLTRDPQDAEDLVHDALVRAIERQDRFRKGGNLRSWLMSILHNRFIDEARRKRADRARDAAIDLHAEAAVSGGQDEATRLADVRRSFMMLPDEQRAALHLVTVEGLSYNEAADALGIPVGTLVSRLSRARARLREIEDGPIDAQVVPFRARGVHDAS, encoded by the coding sequence ATGAGCGACCCTTCGCGTGACCTCGATGTCGTTGGCCTGCTTGGGCCGCTGCGGCGCTATGCGCTCTCGTTGACGCGCGACCCGCAGGACGCGGAGGACCTCGTCCACGACGCGCTCGTACGGGCAATAGAGCGGCAGGACCGGTTCCGAAAGGGCGGGAACCTCCGCTCTTGGCTGATGTCGATCCTCCACAACCGTTTCATCGACGAAGCGCGCCGGAAGCGCGCCGACCGCGCGCGTGACGCCGCGATCGATCTTCATGCCGAAGCGGCCGTCAGTGGCGGACAGGACGAGGCGACACGCCTCGCCGACGTTCGTCGGTCCTTCATGATGCTGCCCGACGAGCAGCGCGCCGCGCTCCACCTCGTGACGGTCGAAGGTCTCTCCTACAACGAGGCAGCGGATGCGCTTGGCATCCCTGTGGGCACGCTCGTCTCTCGCCTTTCGCGGGCGCGAGCCCGCTTACGGGAAATAGAAGACGGCCCCATCGACGCACAGGTCGTGCCGTTCAGAGCGAGGGGAGTGCACGATGCATCCTGA
- a CDS encoding DUF808 family protein, with protein sequence MAITLSGLTTSSVWTQAAVMAVVAIGITIAVYGAVALIVKADDAGLALAKSDMGATAAFGRGVVRAMPTFLKGLAVLGTAAMLWIGGGIIVHSLAGYGLEGPERLIHDIAVAVGQSVSAAGGIAEWVVTAIGSGIVGLVAGFASIPIVGKVVAPLWKAVTGLRSLAEKSA encoded by the coding sequence ATGGCGATCACCCTGTCGGGGCTGACGACATCGTCGGTCTGGACACAGGCCGCCGTTATGGCGGTGGTCGCGATCGGCATCACGATTGCCGTCTATGGTGCGGTCGCCCTCATCGTGAAGGCCGACGACGCCGGATTGGCGCTTGCCAAAAGCGACATGGGTGCAACGGCTGCCTTCGGCAGGGGGGTCGTACGCGCCATGCCGACTTTTCTGAAAGGGCTGGCGGTTCTCGGCACCGCCGCAATGCTCTGGATCGGTGGAGGGATCATCGTCCACAGCCTCGCGGGCTATGGACTGGAAGGGCCGGAGCGACTGATCCACGACATCGCCGTCGCGGTCGGCCAGTCTGTGTCCGCGGCCGGAGGGATCGCCGAATGGGTCGTCACCGCGATCGGGTCCGGCATCGTCGGGCTGGTCGCAGGCTTCGCCTCGATCCCGATCGTCGGCAAGGTGGTGGCACCATTGTGGAAGGCCGTGACGGGCCTACGCTCTCTTGCCGAGAAATCGGCATAG
- a CDS encoding efflux RND transporter permease subunit codes for MSGGAPPTHSGFNLSAWTLRHRSFVVFLMLATLIAGALSYTRLSRNEDPPFTIKTMVVAANWPGATTADTVRLLTEPLEKRLAETAFLDHTQSYTKPGQSVIFVNLKDDAPPSEVAEVWYQVRKKIGDLAPALPDGIQGPFLDDEFGDTFGSIFAFTADGFTHRDLRDRVDIIRNQLLSVPDIGKVNLLGVQEEEIVLEFSSARLAAFGLNKAAVVEAIQAQNAVAPAGELKTQEDKILFQVSGALASEDDLRELVLRVNDRFVRLIDIADVRRGLVDTPAPSVRVNGETVIALAISMREGGNLIDFGARLQERMAEIQNDLPPGIDVVQVADQSTVVQYAIGGFVKVLLEAIAIVLAVSFLSLGMKAGLVITAAIPLVLAMTFIGMEVAGIGLQRISLGALIISLGLLVDDAMITVESMVGQLEIGQPKDVSASHAYDTTAFPMLTGTLVMIAGFIPVGFAASSAGEYTYSLFMVVLISLSASWIVAVLFAPLLGMWLLPDKMAHAGHGEGRIMRAFRSLLDLAMRWRFATLALFLAAFAVSIFGATKLEEQFFPASDRPELLVNLTLPQNASREATEARARDLEALLVDDPAVEHFTTYVGSGSVRFYLPMDVLLDNDNVSQTVIVAKSVAERDEVQRRIEAFFADRHADIVTRVSPLEVGPPVGWPVRYRVLGPDYAIVKNLSAEVAEIVARDSRTSDINLTAGEPQRSIRVEINQVEARALGISSQSVAGEIAATIAGAPVTSVRDGNRMVDVVIRGQGDDRSSVRVIENLQFRAASGASIPLRQIATVSYGTNEPVIWRRSGNAMVIVQADVASNVQPATVALDIDRALEPIRAELPIGYSIEISGVVEEAAKGTDSILAVLPAMGFVIFALLMVQLQSFARTGLAILMAPFGLIGVVLAMLPTGTPMGFVAQLGVIALAGMIIRNAVILIQEVDVNVANGEKPWEAIVHASTHRARPIVLTALAAMLGMVPIAFQIFWGPMAFAIIGGLAVATVATLLLLPCLLLWLLLYEQRSKPGEEPIEAPTAA; via the coding sequence ATGTCCGGCGGTGCTCCCCCGACCCATAGTGGCTTCAACCTGTCCGCCTGGACGCTCCGCCACCGCTCCTTCGTCGTCTTCCTCATGCTCGCGACCCTCATTGCCGGGGCGCTGAGCTACACACGCCTGTCGCGCAACGAGGACCCGCCGTTCACGATCAAGACCATGGTGGTCGCCGCCAACTGGCCCGGCGCGACCACGGCCGATACGGTCCGCCTCCTGACCGAGCCGTTGGAGAAGCGGCTGGCCGAGACTGCCTTTCTCGACCACACGCAGAGCTATACGAAGCCCGGCCAGTCGGTAATCTTCGTCAATTTGAAGGACGACGCGCCGCCAAGCGAGGTCGCCGAGGTCTGGTATCAGGTCCGCAAGAAGATCGGCGACCTCGCTCCGGCGCTTCCCGACGGCATCCAGGGCCCCTTTCTGGATGACGAGTTCGGCGACACGTTCGGCAGCATCTTCGCCTTCACCGCCGACGGCTTCACGCATCGCGACCTTCGCGATCGCGTCGACATTATCCGCAACCAGCTCTTGTCGGTGCCGGATATCGGGAAGGTCAACCTGCTCGGCGTGCAGGAGGAGGAGATCGTACTCGAGTTTTCCTCCGCCCGGCTTGCGGCCTTCGGCCTTAACAAGGCGGCGGTAGTCGAGGCCATCCAAGCGCAGAATGCGGTTGCGCCCGCTGGCGAGCTGAAGACGCAGGAGGACAAGATCCTCTTTCAGGTCAGCGGCGCGCTGGCCTCGGAGGACGACCTGCGCGAGCTCGTGCTGCGCGTCAACGATCGCTTCGTGCGTCTAATTGACATTGCCGATGTCAGGCGCGGGCTTGTCGACACGCCGGCACCCAGCGTTCGCGTCAACGGCGAAACGGTGATCGCGCTCGCCATCTCGATGCGAGAAGGCGGCAACCTCATCGATTTCGGTGCGCGGCTTCAGGAGCGAATGGCGGAGATCCAAAACGACCTTCCGCCCGGCATCGACGTCGTCCAGGTCGCCGACCAGTCCACCGTGGTTCAGTACGCGATCGGCGGTTTCGTGAAGGTCCTTCTCGAAGCCATCGCGATTGTACTCGCGGTCTCCTTCCTGTCGCTGGGCATGAAAGCGGGTCTCGTTATCACCGCGGCGATCCCGCTCGTCCTCGCGATGACCTTTATCGGTATGGAGGTGGCGGGAATCGGCCTGCAGCGCATCTCGCTCGGCGCGCTCATCATCTCGCTCGGTCTTCTCGTCGACGACGCGATGATCACGGTGGAAAGCATGGTCGGCCAGCTGGAGATCGGCCAGCCGAAGGACGTTTCGGCCAGCCACGCCTACGACACCACGGCCTTCCCGATGCTGACCGGCACGCTCGTGATGATCGCCGGCTTCATCCCCGTGGGTTTCGCGGCGTCGAGCGCTGGCGAATACACCTACTCGCTCTTCATGGTCGTGCTGATCTCGCTGTCGGCGTCCTGGATCGTCGCCGTCCTGTTCGCGCCGCTTCTCGGCATGTGGCTACTGCCGGACAAGATGGCTCACGCGGGGCATGGCGAGGGGCGGATCATGCGGGCGTTCCGCAGCCTGCTCGATCTCGCGATGCGTTGGCGGTTCGCGACGCTCGCGCTGTTCCTTGCCGCGTTCGCTGTATCCATCTTCGGTGCGACGAAGCTGGAGGAACAGTTCTTCCCCGCGTCCGATCGCCCCGAACTCCTGGTCAACCTGACCTTGCCGCAGAACGCCTCGCGCGAGGCGACGGAAGCCCGTGCCCGCGATCTGGAAGCTCTGTTGGTGGACGACCCTGCCGTCGAGCACTTCACAACCTATGTCGGATCCGGCTCCGTGCGCTTCTACCTGCCGATGGACGTGCTCCTCGACAACGACAATGTTTCGCAGACTGTGATCGTCGCCAAAAGCGTCGCCGAGCGGGACGAGGTGCAGCGTCGGATCGAAGCGTTCTTCGCGGACCGCCACGCCGACATCGTCACGCGCGTTTCACCGCTGGAGGTCGGGCCGCCCGTTGGCTGGCCGGTGCGCTACCGTGTCCTCGGCCCGGACTATGCGATCGTCAAGAACCTGAGCGCCGAGGTCGCAGAGATCGTCGCTCGCGACAGCCGCACCTCCGACATCAACCTGACCGCCGGCGAGCCGCAGCGCAGCATCCGTGTCGAGATCAATCAAGTTGAGGCCCGGGCGCTCGGCATCAGCTCGCAGTCCGTCGCCGGCGAGATCGCCGCGACGATCGCGGGAGCGCCCGTGACGTCCGTGCGTGACGGCAATCGAATGGTCGATGTCGTCATTCGCGGGCAAGGAGACGACCGCTCTTCGGTCCGGGTTATCGAGAACCTTCAGTTCCGCGCAGCATCCGGGGCCAGCATTCCGCTGCGCCAGATCGCGACGGTCAGCTATGGCACGAACGAGCCGGTGATCTGGCGCCGGTCTGGCAACGCGATGGTGATCGTTCAGGCCGACGTCGCGTCGAACGTCCAGCCGGCGACCGTCGCCCTCGACATCGATCGCGCTTTGGAGCCCATCCGCGCCGAACTTCCCATCGGCTATTCGATCGAGATCTCGGGCGTGGTGGAGGAGGCCGCCAAGGGCACGGATTCGATCCTCGCCGTTCTTCCGGCCATGGGCTTCGTGATCTTCGCCCTTCTGATGGTGCAGCTTCAGAGCTTCGCACGCACGGGGCTCGCCATCCTCATGGCGCCCTTCGGCCTGATCGGCGTGGTACTGGCCATGCTCCCGACAGGAACGCCCATGGGCTTCGTTGCGCAGCTCGGCGTCATCGCGCTCGCCGGCATGATCATCCGCAACGCCGTGATCCTGATCCAGGAGGTCGATGTCAACGTCGCGAATGGGGAAAAGCCTTGGGAAGCGATCGTTCACGCCTCCACCCACCGCGCCCGCCCCATCGTCCTGACGGCGCTGGCCGCCATGCTCGGCATGGTCCCGATCGCGTTCCAGATTTTTTGGGGGCCGATGGCCTTCGCGATCATCGGCGGCCTGGCCGTCGCGACGGTCGCGACGCTCCTCCTGCTTCCCTGTCTTCTGCTCTGGCTCCTCCTCTACGAGCAGCGCAGCAAACCCGGCGAAGAGCCGATCGAGGCTCCCACGGCAGCTTGA